gccaccatgcctgactaattttttgtatttttggtagagacggagtttcatggtgttagccaggatggtctcaatctcctgaccttgtgatccacctgcctcggcctcccaaagtgctgggattacaggagtgagccactgcacccagcagatgcaggttttaaaatgattaaattctGCATGGACGATCACGGATGATTGTAAGAAtaatctgagaaagaaaattggaGACATCTTCAATAATAGTGGTTTAACATGCATATTATTCCAATGTACTTAAAAAATAAGATCTATACTCTTTAGTATTGGAATGCTTCAATCTTAtatgtaaattacttttattttttcaaaaggaaaatattagtaGTGTTATCTGGGCAAGGAAATatggcagtttttttttctttttctttgtacttcattgtacattttttaaaaaagaaagaatctaaACCCAAGAAATATCCTATTAGGGGAAAATGTGttccaaaagaaggaaaatttcaaAACCACATACAAAAGAGAATTAAGAAACTGTAAGAAGACTACAGGATTAAGATAAAATctcttaggccaggtgtggtggcttatggctgtaatcccagcagttcgggaggctgatgtgggcagatcacttggggtcaggagtttgagaccagcctagccaacatggtgaaaccccatctctaccaaatatataaaaagttttccaggtatggtggcatgtgcctgcaatctcagcaatttgggaggctgaggcaggagaatccttcgaactcaggaggtggaggtcacagtgagtcaacatggtgccactgcactccagcctgagcaacagagcaagactccatctcagaaaaaaaaaaaaaaaaaaaaaaaaaagggccgggcgcggtggctcaagcctgtaatcctgtaatcccagcactttgggaggccaaggcgggtggatcacaaggtcaagagatcgagaccatcctggtcaacatggtgaccaggtctctactaaaaatacaaaaaattagctgggcatggtggtgcgtgcctgtaatcccagctactcaggaggctgaggcaggagaattgcctgaacccaggaggcggaggttgcggtgagccgagatcgcaccattgcactccaacctgggtaacaagagcaaaactctgtctcaaacaaaaaaaaaaaaaaaaaaaaaaaaaaaaaagaaacccataaaATCTCTTGATAAACAGTGAgttaaaatgaacttttaaagcCGTGTTCTCAgtttattgaaaaagaaatggataattcCATTGTTTGGGATAGATGGTGTCACATTATCTTAAAACTGAAAGAAGTATGTACTTTTGTGATATCTCTATCAAGAAGAATAATCTATAGACTAGAATAGACATTAAGCATTACTTAAGTATTCAGATAGTTTAAGATTgttgggccaggtgctgtggctcacacctgtaatctccgtactttgggaggcccaggtagggggatcacctgatgtcaggagatggagaccagcctgaccaacagggagaaaccgtgtgtctactaaaaatacaaaattagcctggcgtggtggcgcatctctgtaatcccagctgcttggaaggctgaggcaggagaattacttgaacccgggagatggagtttgcagtgagccgagaaaaAGATTGAACAAAGTGCAACTAATTGcttctcatttgtctttttttttcctctctcctaaaTGAATACACTTTTTAggcccaaaggattatatatcagggtactaaaaatatttatgtaattgaTCTCAGAACCACtgtaatcttttaaatattaCGGAGACCCACCAGGAGAGGCCTGAGAAATTGTGGACAAATGTTAGATTAGCTTTTGAGAGGCAGATGGCTTTTGTAAACCACACATTAGTGACTGATATAAATTATAGGAAAGTTGTAGAAGCTTGACATTGGGTCTTGCCCAACgaggctttaaaataaaataccttttcaTTCCTATCACTAGGCCTTTTGTGCATCTTCTACTCTAGTTACACAAAGTTGTTCACCTTACCCAAACTCTTGGCTCAAGCTCTTCCTTTCACCAGGCATTCTGCTCTATCAAGTGCTGCCTCAAAGGTCTCTCATATGTACCTCAAGTGGGAATTAATTTCTCCTCTTCTTTGATCCTCTCATACTTCATGAGCACACCCATCATTGAACACAGAATATTTTCCTTAATTGTATACACGTTGGTGTACAAACGTTGAAGGAAGAGGTCTTGGAGATAATCCTGCTTTTCACAGTAGTTAGATTAGAAAATTTTGAGGGCAAGAAACAAGTTAcatccagtttatttatttattatttgtatttattttttagttttaaggaGCAaggagtttaataggcaagaaagaagggggaagaaagaaagaagcagctcccctgtacagagacagagagaggggtgCACCAAAGCTGAGACACAGAAACCCTGTATCTAGTTTATAAATCTCTGACTCCCCTCCTTCCTTAATTATATAATGCAATGCCTAACTTAATGATTGGGTTGGGGGACCCCAGGGGAACCCTGACATAATATACTTTAAAGAAGTGTTGTATTTCAATTAAGAGTTTATAGGTaaagttttcttgaatttttgcACCATGTGCTACATTTTATAAATCTAGTTAAAGCTTTGTTTTCAGAGCAGTTATATCTGGAGGCATTACAAAAGATGAATTTAGGCATCTTTCAGCAGAAATTcgtttattgacttttttttttgcatttgcttttcatTAGTTGTCACTAAATTATCTGGTCAAAGCAACACACACTGCACATTACTTGTTTATTAGTTTAAATTCAGCCAATTACATTTAAGAATTAAATACACTAAATGCcaaagaatatctttttttttttttttctggaatggtGTAGGTTATTTCTTGGAAGagggtgtcaaaaaaaaaaaaaaattgaaaacgtactctatttaacaaaataaatgcaaacccTACCGTTGACTCGTGATTATTACAACTGATTTTAAGTTGTTTTGTACATTTATTCCAGTAGGTGTCACTGGTGAGTcgatgaaaaaaatattttcccaagtgTAAcgttttaattaaaagaaagtaaaacagttAATCAATAAAAGAGActgggaacattcaaaattaaCGTATTTATtcaaaagagacagggtctcgctatgttgcccaggctggagtgcagtggctattcacaggcgcgatcccactactgatcagcacgggagttttgacctgctccgtttccgacctgggccggttcacccctccttaggcaacctggtggtcccccgctcccgggaggtcaccatattgatgccgaacttagtgcggacacccgatcggcatagcgcactgcagcccagaactcctggactcaagagatcctccagcctcagcctcccgaatagctgggactacagacacgcgccaccgcgcccggcggtttagCAGCGGCGCAAAACAGCTCTAGAAGCTGTGTTGTAGTGACGTCATCAACTGGGCGGGCCCACAACGCCTCCAAGATTTCATTTCACCTCACGAAACAACCTGACCACACTGCGCACGCGTTTCCTTTGAGCGCTGCATTCTGGgtaaactgtctcaaaaaaattgaagGGCGCATGCGTAGAGTAGCTCCTTCCTTTTACCTCGTTGCCTTTCTGAGAGCAAGATGGGTCACCAGCAGCTGTACTGGAGCCACCCGCGAAAATTCGGCCAGGGCTCTCGCTCTTGGTGAGAAATAGTCTGTGATTTTAGGGAAACGTTGCCCTAGATCGCTGAGCTGCTTAAAATCTCACGTGGAGGAGGCCACGGGCGGCACTAGGGAGCAGGCCGACTGGGAGCGGCTGGTGCCGCCATTACAGGCCTGTGCTGGGGCCGGGAAGTCTCGGGAGGCGGCTAGTGGCCGTCTGAGTGCAGAGTCTTGTAATTTCTGTGACCTCCAAAActactgtctctctcttttttttttttttacagtcgaGTATGTTCAAACCGGCATGGTTTGATCCGGAAATATGGTCTCAATATGTGCCGCCAGTGTTTCCGTCAGTACGCGAAGGATATAGGTTTCATTAAGGTAGGCGTCCGCGAGCGTATTGCATGTTGTTTCCGTTGAGGGAGAAGGTCGTggttgttctttattttttctgcgGAAGACAACCGACAGATATTCCCCCCGGTGGTAATTCTGAGCATTCGACCCAGAGCTTTTCCTCTTTTATAGTTGGTAACTGGTGACAGTGTTGACGGTTTGGGCAGTCACATTAATAGAATGGGAAGGTGAAGGACTTAGTCTTTCCTACCCCCTTTTTACTTAGATAGCTTAGCTGGTTTTAGGTGCCATGTATTGTGTTGGGTGAAATTACTCACTTTATAGAAGCcattaaaattgttttacttaCCGGTCTTAAAAGTAGCTgtaaaacagagtgagacccaggctggagtgcagtggtgttcaAGTTATGGCTCGCTGCAACCCCTTGAACCCAcagtgggttcaagcaattctgccacagcgtctggagtagctgggattataggcgcgagccaccacgcgCAGCAATACCTAGATATTTTCTAACCAAATGTATGTATTAACCACTGACTGAAAAATGTTTGATAACGTTATATATTGGAATGAACTTGAGGTTTGGATCCAGAAAGACATTGTTAGGATTCAGCAAACGAGGATCTGCCATTTAGTGGTTCTATCACTTGATCATGTGAATGTTTGTATGAGACTTTTAGGTTCTAAAAATCATGTaaatagtagttttttttttttgttttttttttaggtgaaaaaCGAATTTATAATTGGCTCTTGAGATAAACTCACCAGCTTTctaattcttaattattttgtattgaaTAGTACCTGCttgttaaaaatagatatttttaacaAGCAGGTACTTGGTGTGGTGGTGTTCTGtaatgatgtaatttttttttgaaacgggatctcactgtgttgcccaggctggagtgcagtggtgtggtctcagctccctACAATCTCCCCGtccccaattcaagcaattctcctgcctcagcctcccgaatagctgggattacaggcatctgccaccacacgcgaccttttattttttgtggagatgggtttcaccatttcggccaggctggtcttgtactcctgacctcaggtgatccgcctgccttggcctctcaaagtgctgggattacagacatgagccaccacgccctgtctGTTGCAAATTGTTAATATGAATTCTGCAAtgcaacagagacagaaagtaccTGTAAATTCAGACTTGGTAGCCTTGAGCAAATACTTTCTCAGTGTATGTTTCCTGTTAAAATGAGGAGGTTCACATTATTCATTTGGGAGGCAGTATATCACACCACATTATTCATTTGGGAGGCAGTATATCACACCCACGCCCTAGCTCTGTGTCCTAGATAAactctaggccaggcgcagtgccttATAtatgaaatcccagcactttgggaggccgatgaggtgggtggatcacttgagtccaggatttaagccacaagcctggccaacatggtgaaaacctgtgtctacaaaaattacCTTTGTTTGATTGCCTgggcctctggtcccagctactcaggaggctgaagtgggagaatcagttgaacccaggaggccgaggctgcagtgagtgtaggtggctctactgcactccagtctgggagacagcaagactgtcttaaaaaacaaaaatgaactgtGTAATTACAGTTGCCTGCTGAACAGCCATAAAGATTTATTTAgtagtgttttgttttgggaaACATTTTGAGGGAAGAAGTGGGAATAGCATTACTAAAAATCATTCTAAAACATAGTTGATGTTTGTGGAGtatgcattcagtaaatatttatactATGTAGATCCTGGTGTAGTTAGTTTGGGTGGGTCAAATGTCCATTTAAACATTGTATGATGAGCCAGTTTTTGTAAAAATCAAGTAGAGATTTaaagcattttgaaataatttcttactgcttttttttttcagttggactAAATGATCTTCAAAGGATTATCCAAGACacgaaaaagacatgaaaaaccatgatagttctttgtacataaagtaaacatttaaaaaaacccttTGGTTTATGAGTGTTTTAATGTGACTGGAAGAGTTAATTggttatagaaatattttaaaaattaatattttattacctTCTCAATAGACTCGTCTCAATGGCTTATTTTCCCTGAGTTACATAAAACTATTCGTGCCAGTACACCGGTAAAtggccacttttatttttatactttgcaAAACATGAcggtttcatgcctgtaatcccagcacttcagagcatagagtgggaggattgcttgagcccagaccaacttgggcaacataatgagaccttgtctctatagaataaagaaaattttaaagaactttgtATATGTGTCTATGCACACACTTAAGGGTCTCAAGTCTGCCAGTGTTGTGCATGTGCATATTTGTAGGGAAAAGCAGTCAGTTTGGAGCATTTGGAGGGGTTGTGCAGGTTGTAAAAGAAATGATGGTACTGAAAGACAATTTACTGAGGGACCCAGTAAAAGGTGAAGTCTAGGTGTAACGTGGTTGCTTTAACCTTGGTAGTGCAGGTGACTTAACATGAGATGGAATAAATGAAAGGTGAAAGTTCTTGGGACTTACCATCTGGAAGCCTATTAAAAATGCCCTGTTGGAGTATACCCTGTGCCTCCTGAATTGGTCTATGAGCAAGAGCCCCTATGTGACCCAAGTTTGAGAAGTACTGTTCTACCATTTGTGGACAACAGTTGTATAAATGCTTGAGTTCCTGTATGCCAGACACTGAATTTTGTAGTGAATGAAAAGTTCTCAATTGAATGTATATGCTGGTAGCGCAGCAATATGTGATAATGTGCATTATTTGAAGAAAAGCAGGGTAAAAGAGATAATGTGTGCTAGATGCTGAGGTCAGAGAAGAAAGCCATGCTTACATTTGGGTTATGAACTTAataggcagaggttacagtataGTTTCTGTGGGGGAAGAGAATTCCTGGATGGAATTAGAGAAATAGCAAAGTTGTGGCTGAAGAGTAAGAAAGTTGGCCAGGGTCCGTATTACCCTTGTAGGTTATAGTTAGATATTGTGAGATGAGCATCCATTTGGAAACTTCTGCGGAGGTGGGGTATTACTGTGCTGTCCGGCTTggtctaaatttaatttttttttttttttttttgagactgagtcttgctctggtgcccaggctggagttcagtgccacaatcttggctcactgcaacctctgcctccctggtacaagtgattctcctgcgtcagcctgccacgtagctgggattacagacgtctgccaccatccctggctaagtttttgtatttttagtagtggtggggttttaccatgttggccatgctgctcttggaactcctgacctcaggtgatccacctgcctcagcctcccaaagtgctaagattacaggcatgagccactgcacctggctgccaactttttgaaaataaaagattgaACACATTCCTTATATAATTCCCTTAGAAGAAGCTTGCAGAAGTTAGGGATTCTGGAGCTTAAGTTTCATAAGCTTCATAATATGTGCTCCTAACCCTGAACCCCAGGAGCATGTGATGATAAATTATAGTTGGTGTTGGGGAAGTGTCTAGGAAAGAGCCAGGTTTCAGTATGGGTAAGGAGGTGAGAAGAGTACTGAGAGATGAGGTTGAAGGTGTAGAAAAGATTTATTGGTGATGGGATGAGCTGGTATTGCAGATAGGATGGTTGAGATGCTGTGTCAGCTAAGCAACTAAAAGTTtgggaaggccaggcatggtggctcatgtctgtaatcccagcaactaaggaggctgaagcaggaaaattgcttgaacctgggaggcagaggtggtggtgagccgagatcgcaccatcgcactccagcctgggcaacgagagcgaaactatgtctcaaaaaaaaaaaaaaattggggggagACGATGAGAGAAGCTTACATATACAGTGGTGAGTTAGTTCAATAAGGGTGTGAGATGTGTTTGATTTGGTTGTAAGAGTCTCTTGAATGCACTGGGCTCTGGTCTGTGATGGCCTGGTGTAAATTCTGTAAGAGATGTGCAGTGTCTTAGGCAATGGAAGGGAAACACTCCCTAGCCAGTCCTATCCCTGTGTGTACATGGTGGTAGTGAGTGGGAAGGCTGCTGTGGCTAAGTGGTCTGGCTTCTCTATTAGGGGTTGAATAATGCTTActtgatattttgttttaaaatttgttatgtgccagacatgctaagtgctttatgtacATTACCTTTTTCAAGTCTTAGAGTACTTTTTAATAGATGCTATGATTAcatagctgaggaaactgaggcctagagattAATCCCCAAGGTCtcccaaaaaaagacaaaacgaGTGGAACTGGGTCTGTCTGACATCAGTGCTTATGCTCTTAATATCCACAACACACTTACTGTAAGGTTAAAGGACtgtacatatcttttttttttttttttttttttaaaagggtttcaccatgttggccaggctggtcttgaactcctgacctcaggtgatctgcctgcctccgcctcccaaagtgctgagattacaggcgtgagccaccacgcccggcctaggaCTGTGCATCCCTTATCCCCAAAGATCACTTagttgcttgagggcaggagtaaATGTTTCCTTTCGTATTTGAATGAACAGCAAGCACATATCAAGATGCCTTGTAGATTAATAGGCCCTCATTTGTTGGGGAATTTAAATTACCTAGTAAAAGTTCAATAAGTATTGTCGGCAAAAGATGATAGAGGCTATAGGAGAGGCCCAAACAACCATTGGTACGTTAGAggatgtattctttctttttaaaaaatttattgtagggacagggtcttgcagtgttgcccaggttggtcttaaactgctgGCCTCTACTGAtcctcctgtcctggcctcccagagtgctgggtctacacatgtgagccaccactctggcAGAAGACATATTCTTAGGTTTAGCTTCTGTCTTAGTGTTTTTGGGCCACTGTAACAAAATCCAGTAGTctgagtggcttaaataacacatttatttctcacagttttggaggctggaaagtccaagatcaaggtgctggtaggTGCCTTCTCATTGTGTTCTGATGTGGTGGTTGGGGCAAATGAGCTTTCTTGGCCTTATTTTTattaagagcactaatcccatgaGGGTTGACCTCTCATGACGTAATCTCTCCAAAATGCCACACCTCCTAGAACCCACAAGCTAGGGTTTCAACATGTGGATTTTATGGGGGACACAAA
The sequence above is a segment of the Saimiri boliviensis isolate mSaiBol1 chromosome 2, mSaiBol1.pri, whole genome shotgun sequence genome. Coding sequences within it:
- the RPS29 gene encoding small ribosomal subunit protein uS14, which gives rise to MGHQQLYWSHPRKFGQGSRSCRVCSNRHGLIRKYGLNMCRQCFRQYAKDIGFIKLD